The Capsicum annuum cultivar UCD-10X-F1 chromosome 3, UCD10Xv1.1, whole genome shotgun sequence genomic sequence TCTTAGCCAAGATTTCTTCTGGTATATCTTCGAACTTTGTTTTTCCATCCATGGTGTGTTCGGTATGGTCCGTTTTTTACatgttcccttggtcaaagtttttggaaaatattttctccataaaTATGAAAGGGTTTGAATGGAATAAGATGTAGAGTAGCCACTGGGATTTGAACTGATGTTCCAATTGTGACCTTTTGGTTCACTTGATGTTGCATTTGGGGACTGTTTAATGTGTGATTTATTGATTGATTAGGACCCGATTTTACGTTGGCTaggttttgatttttgaattcttACACTCAATTCCTAATCATTTTTTCACATTGTATCGtctagtttttcttcttcttttgattaATTTCCTTGGATGCAGTACTCCGGACTACATAACTCCAGATGCACCCGCAATTTGTAATGGGCTTGATGGTGATAAggttcataattttaaaaattgtatcTTTTTTCCTCTGTTGTGGCTATAGTTTCATTGTGTCATACTGTGGGTTTCCCCCTTTTTTCTAGGATGAATATACGCCTTGTCCCAAATCACCTGAGAAGCTTCTAACTGTATCAAGAAAGAGGCCGCGACTAGGTATGACATACTCTTGTATTTTGTTGTCCATTTCActtcatttttcatatttggaaTCATTACCAGCTCTGTCAAGTTTTATGCTTTTACTGTTCAAATTTTTGACGCATGACAAATGCCTTGAGATGGTTAGATGATTAgaaatctaaggaagcatagatGAATTACACCTACCTGTCAACATATACGTGACAAACTAATAGCTCATTTTGAATACCTTTGAATCTGGAGATCTATCTCTGTCTTTCCACTTTAGCATGTTGTTGAAATCTAAGAATGAAGCATAGATGAATTATGCCCACGTATTATTAACATGTAAGTGACAAACTAATTGCTCATTTTGATATTGAGGAAATTTAGAGCGgaatataatttttgaaagtttGAGATACATTCATGTACAGTATGAATATTATATTATCAAAACGTTTTATGACTTCCGAGCAGCAGAAACTTGAAGCTTCTATCTTTAGCCTTTCTCCTTGATACTGTCGGACACCTTTTGAATGtggagtttttttctttttttgttctttgataaccgtggtgtccgggcccAGCTTGTGCGCGCCTCGACTAACTCCGCTTTAACATGTTTTGAAATTTGTTGGATGCTATCGTTAAGTTGTAAATTGACTTTCTTACGATCTCCTTTCATGATGCCCATATTTACAGCGGTTACATCGGTAATGCCTTTTAGTTCCGAGTTCCATGACCAGCAGCAGCAGCTAGCAGATGTCCCTACAGATACTTTTGGGACAGACGAAACGAAATCAGAAAAGATAAGTGACTCAGAAAAGGGTCCCAGTTATGTGTCACAGTCTGCTATTGCTTTAAGATATCGAGTCATGCCTCCTCCTTGCATTAGAAACCCTTATCTCGGGAATGCTTCCGAGATAGATGTTGATCCTTTTGGAAACCAGAGATCCAAGTTCCCAGGTACTGGTCATTGAGTTTGAATAATTGGTGGATTCCATTTTCCTTATAACGTTTAGTACTTCAAAGAAATTAGAATGTGATCTCCTGTTCTTCGTGGCAGAATCATTGTGTTGCTCTCTGTTAACTTCCTAATGATACTTGTTCTTTGATCTGTAGGTTTTAACCCTGCAATTTTTGGTAATGATGGTTTGTCACGGTATCGTACTGATTTCCATGAAATTGAGGTATGTTTGATGTTTGTATTCTAGACTCCTACAAATACTTTCTTTAATTTGTTCTGGACCTATgtaaaattcttttatttgttCAGCAAATTGGTAGCGGGAACTTCAGCCGTGTTTTCAAAGTCTTTAAGAGGATCGATGGATGTATGTATGCAGTAAAACATAGCACTAAGCAGCTACATCAAAACACAGATAGGTGATCTTTCCTTTCTTTTAACACTCTGGCCTGTATGATATGACATAAAATATTCTCTACAGTGTGCAGTTTTCTTAACAAATTTTATAACGAAAAGAATCATTTCCTAAGTTATTGTCTGATGTCCTGTAAGCCATATAATTGTTAGCAGCATCTAATATGGGTTGGGGTGAGGCGAGTGGTGTTGCTTGGGGTTTGCATGATATATGGAGTAAGACTAAGAATGCAATAGGAAATGTCCTACATCCATAATGTACGTAATACGTATACTGTTTCTTACATTTGGCATAATGTATTTTCTCCAAGGTAAACCTTTTCAATAGTTTTGACCATAAACTTTTGGAAAATGTCTCCGCAAGGTGAATATCTTATGTCATACCAAACAGACTGTTTATATTCAATATAGTTCAgtcatatttatgcattttaATTGTGTTCTTGCAGGAGACAGGCTTTGATGGAAGTGCAAGCTTTAGCTGCTTTAGGTAGCATGCTAATCTACTTCTATTGTCAATATTATCATTTAAACTACCCCAGAGATTATATTTTCAACATGTTTTCTTATTTATACTACAGGACCTCATGAGAACGTAGTTGGCTATTATTCATCTTGGTTTGAAAATGAACACCTTTACATCCAAATGGAGCTCTGTGACCACAGCTTATCCAATAAAAAATATTCCAAACTATTTTCAGAGGTAGAAGTTTTGGAAGCAATGTATCAGGTGCAGCTATTGTTATAAtcttaaagaactattttgtatcatGTCCCGAGTCTGACTGTCTTATAAGTCTGAAAAAATTCGAAGGAAGACACGTATCTTGCAATCCAATTATAATTCGTCTCCACTGTAGAGATAAGTTTTGATGTACTTAACAATGATCACATTGTCAACCATGAAATTTCACCTGCTAAAATAACTGTGATTTCCATCTGCTATTTAGGGAAGCAGCAAGCAACTGTAGTAAAGTCAGCACCTAATCGACCCTCCTATTACTTGCAACATTCTACATCTCGTAATGTTTTAAGGTGTTCCAAAAAAATATGTTATTCAAATTTAGTCCGGTCTTGTTATTTCTACTGGAGGGGTGTTATTTATGACTTAATTCTCATTCAAATGCGTAATTTAGCCCAAAATTTTTGCATTGagttggtgcttcttgatttcacACAAGAAAAGAGGATCAGTCGACGGGgttgtgaaaaaaattagaaaagaggATCAGCCTTAGGTCTGGTTTAGAAGTTGATACCATGATTGTCTTATGTGATCTAAAAAACTCCTCTTAGGTGGTAGGGAAGCTGTTTTTCTCATGTATCTTGGAATTTGCTGCTATTCTCTAGCGTGAGATATGACTGGAACTGTATTCCGAATTTGAGAGGCCGAAaacctttatttttaatttttttgagcttttgaTCCTGATCTTAATCGTCGAGTGATCTTCTTTGAAATGCTTTGAGTTCAACCTTTGTCTCCTGACCTCATTTTACTTTTGACTTTCCTTGCTTGTTTTTGTTTGTGTATCTGGATGTTTTATTTGTGGGTTGGGAAGGCTGACGGAAATTGGTCGTTCAAATCAAGGTTCAAAACTTGATACTTAAAATGCTCTCTGGTATGCAGGTAGCCAAGGCATTGCAGTATATACATCAGAAAGGGGTAGCTCATTTAGATGTAAAGCCAGATAATATTTATGTGAAAAGTGGTGTATATAAGCTTGGTGATTTTGGATGTGCAACTCTTCTTGATAAGAGCCAGCCAATTGAAGAGGGCGATGCACGTTATATGCCCCAAGAAATACTTAATGAGGACTATGATCATCTGGACAAAGTTGACATATTCTCCTTGGGTGCTGCAATGTATGAACTTATTAGAGGGTCTCCATTGCCAGAATCAGGGCCTCATTTTCTTAACCTCAGGGAGGGGAAGTTGCCACTTCTTCCCGGTCACTCCATGCAATTTCAGAATCTACTCAAGGTACTAACTTCTTCCCTTTTACTACATTAAGAAATCTGTGGATGATATCTGTCTATATGCTTCCAATGTCGTATGACTTGATCATCTTTCATCTTGTATGGCCAGTATGCTGTCTGAAGGTATCAACTGTAATCTGCacaatataccatatattttaatcCGAGtacatttaataaataaataagctGCAATTATATAGCTGATGTGTTTCATTGTCTGTGTCCAAGGATGATAAAGCTAATCCATAGTAATCTACATAAGCAATTGCTGATTGTCTAAGTTCAAATTGGTAATGTTCTCAGGCAATGATGGACCCAGATCCAACACGCCGCCCTTCTGCAAAAAGCCTTGTGGATAATCCAATCTTTGAAAGATGGCAAAGAAATGCTAACAAGTAGATAGCCGTGTAAATCATTACTTTCTCAGTTTTGTCGAGGGCTACTTTTGCCATGACCCCGAATTCAAAGCTGCAGTTTCTCATGCAGCATCTGGTGCTGATCTATTACCATTTCTGTCTATAGAAATATAGCCCCAGATTAAATGGAGGTGAGGAAGAAAAAAAACCAAATCTTCCAAACAGGCTATATCATGCACCAAATTTTCCCATTTTGATGGTGCTACTTTTGCCAAATATTGTACCAAGAGGAAATGTTGTATTCTAATTGGCCTGCAAACTGTGGTTTGTATGTCATTATGGATTTAAGCTGATTTATTCAGTTACAAAAGGTCGTGTCCAAAAAGTTCTCGTTTTTTTCCCTCCGAAAAGTTGAGaaataagaattctatttttttttctttttcggtAACTAAATTTGTATTAAAACACTAGTGAAATAGTTACATAATCCTAGCAAGTTCAGACACGCTATTTCTCAAGATAGAAACTACCACAATACTCAATAGGAAATTACAGTTTTACATGTGAATCACAAGTTGGAGAGCAACTGTAATTCATCTAGTAGCTTGAACATTGGGACTTTTCTTTGCCAAACTTATATTAACTATCTGATTGAGGTGTTGATTCCAGCAAGTGCTGGATGGGTTGAAACTGTTCCTTTTGTATAAACGTCTTCGAACCAAAAACTTTGTTTCATTGCCTGCTATCTATTGCAATTTCAGTAAATTCTTACGCATAATAATTTATGCTCTGTGTCgaaagttatgaattcaattgaACTCGTATAATATAATAGTACATCTGCCCCTGATGTAACCTATAATTGCACTTGGTTACTGTTTGGAACTAGaagaatattcttttttattcttggaGAAATGGGTTTTTTATTCTAACAGAAGTgggtaaattgttgttgtttaGTTCAATTATATTTAGATACTTTAATTAAGCTAGCTAGCATCACTACAGCAATACAAAAACTTTCATGATAAAAAATGTGTTCAATTATTTTTGGAAGGTGCTGGCGGATAATGCTCCAGCAACACAAGAAGGACAAGAATATTTCTAACTTTAGTATATAAAAGATCGAAAAGTGACAACAGAGTAATAAAATGTAAGAAAAATGACATTCAAAGTATTAGTACAAAACATTTGTATAACATATAGCTGTATAGTCGATGCAAATGTGCAATGGTAAAGTTGCCTCATTCTGAATTGTTAAAAATTATAGCTATTCATGTTAAATAGTCatacaagaaaaaacaaaaaacaaattaGGACAAGgcacatattttgatttttgagcaCCAAGATGACGAGAAACATATCCTGAGTAAGAGCCCTTTGGCTTATGAAATTAGCTAATAAGTAATACAAAGTTTTGAATATTGATAAACATTTTAAGTAGTGAAATTAACTATAAAAATAAGTCATTACGTTTTGCGTTAAAAGACTGAAGCAgataataagtaattaatgtcTAATTCTCATTTACTGGATAAAATTTAATCCACAAATGGACTTATTATCATGTCACTTTTACTTAGATATAACATATAACTGGTcttattttcaagaatacaaattGTGCACCAAAAAAGAGAGCACGTGGATATGGTCTTGTCAATACTCTTAGCAATGAAAGTTTATTTGAATGAGCTTATATAGTGTAATTTTTCGACAAAGAGAGTTCAGATAAACCTCCTCCTGTCCTAGCTCTACCCATGCCTCATCCcaattatttttgtctatttaaaTATGTAACAAATAAATTTACCAAAATCATGATTAACGAACTCTTTAAGTAACTTTCACGTATAACCAAAATTTGGACCTAATTGCTGCCTAATTCAGAATCTAATCACTTGTGTTGTTTCATGTCGAAGGGCAAGAATTTTCAGCTTAACCCAATGCATGAATAAAAAGGCTTAAAGCAATACTTGAAATAATTAAACATATACGGATGATACCCTTAATTCTAATTGACGAGATCAAAAAGTTGCAGTAATACTTTTCTACACACATCAATTTTAAGTTAGTGAAATATCCCATCAAAGAGTTGCAGTGAGATGAATAGAATTTCTTCCCTTAGTCTCgagtttagaaatattttgagagggagAGGGAGTGCTACGCGGAGCAATTTTATATTAATCAATGCCCTAAAACAGATACCAGACTCCGAGCtgtaaacaaatttaaaaactttgGTAATTGCCAGTTATCAAAGGGGGCACAAGCATATTCTTCTTGTTACACATACTGTGCCCAGTTGTCTTGTAATTCTATCAAAGCTTCTCTCTCACTTTTTTATTTAACTCACGCACCTAATGGTGtaaaaaattctttatttctctccTCTTTTCTATTCATTATTATATGTGCCTCGTGACTTAGATCACTTTCTATGTTGGTGCAACTTCTATACTTTTGATTGCCAATTATTAGTTTCACCCTCTAATTTATTCTAGCTAAATTAAGAAgggatcaaaatcaaaacaaaaagaaaaaacttagATTAGGAGAAAAATAGAAGATGACGAGTAGTGACCATATATTGCTAGAAAGTATCAACATAGAAACAAGCCAAGATGAGGTTCCTTTGCAGCAACTTACTGAAAAGAAACTTTCTTGCCAGAACATAAAACGTTTTGACTCTTTAGATTTGGAATCCAGCAGAGTACCACACGCCAAAAAGGTTAGTGTACAATTCATCTCTGTACAACTTTGATGTCGTGAATAGTAGCGGAAACAAAATTTTCACCAGATGGCCGGACTCAATATATGTTGTATagacatagttttttttttttaccaaattagccttattaattatgctttgaaaatataaatttgaatatatacagCTTacttagtcatttaatgataagggtATTATTGAAAGAACACattaaaatcctcttgatttcatcaatgggacaactaaattgaaacaaatatttttagaaagaggtcAACTAATATCATGACACATTTAAACATTAAGTTCTAAGGATTTTTGGTACGTCTGCATTTTTCTTTCTGTCTTAAACACTATGCTCACTCAACGTTAGTACCCCAcagtaccatatatatatatataaaataaaatgaaaggaaATGAGTGTATTATTATAACTATATTATTTTTCACTTGTCTATAAATCTGTCACTAGATGATTGATTATGAGAAACGATCAGTTGTGATATTAGAACTtagaaaatgtttttcttttgtgGGTTTAACAGGCAGCGGAATGGTCAATGATATTGCAACTAGCATTTCAAAGCATAGGGGTGGTGTATGGAGATATTGGAACGTCACCACTGTACGTGTACTCAAGCACATTTCTTAATGGGATTAAACATGAAGATGATATACTTGGTGTACTCTCTCTCATCTTCTATACTATCACCTTCATTCCTCTCATCAAATATGTCTTCATTGTTCTTCGAGCTAATGACAATGGAGATGGTAATATTTCACTTCTCATGACATATGTCTTCATATTGTTCATCAAAATTATACGTATCAAAGGAATCTTGGAGTAATAATAAAGTTATCTCTCTAGGTTTTACTTATatcatactccctccgtctcaaattgagatgatacagctattaaaaaataatgattggtaatgtaactttaccattttatccatattaattgtGTCATGCTGTTAGTTctaatattgatggagttattATATGGTTGATACCAAAACACTTTTTGCATGGATAATTAGGATTATAGGATTACCAAAGTCTTTGAAACATTTTTCAAGATTTGATAATTCAATGCTAGTAACAAAGAGTAATCAATTACTAAGGGTATAATAGggaaaattgtcttgtcttgattaatgaaaaaagacaagtaaaatgagaaattaaattaaaaaatttggaatggagggagtatcaAATAGGGTAATTAGTCATTGATACTTTCATTGGGTTGCTTATATTACAATTAGGGGCGGCATAACAAAGTTTGAGGTCCAAAGCCAAATTTTGATGAGAGaccaatttttatttaatatagaCTAACAATATTATATATGAGTAACGATTATATTTTAAGGAACTTTCATAGTTAGataaataacttttttatatttttgttctatAATGTCTCAATTTTTTATCACTATATAAAAATTAACTATTTTCATACACTCGAATTAttcaaacttattttaaatttttttattagtaaAATATACTGTTTACtttaaatactatatatatatatatatatatagtatttaaaGNNNNNNNNNNNNNNNNNNNNNNNNNNNNNNNNNNNNNNNNNNNNNNNNNNNNNNNNNNNNNNNNNNNNNNNNNNNNNNNNNNNNNNNNNNNNNNNNNNNNNNNNNNNNNNNNNN encodes the following:
- the LOC107864004 gene encoding wee1-like protein kinase isoform X2, which encodes MERKSQNRTSNRQRNSNKRMMNKGSLSRHFTVSLPPLPLPHQQQQLQSTFSNVPLSNPSRFQNVLESEELSGAQSHLPLNLDADPDDVAEKDFILSQDFFCTPDYITPDAPAICNGLDGDKDEYTPCPKSPEKLLTVSRKRPRLAVTSVMPFSSEFHDQQQQLADVPTDTFGTDETKSEKISDSEKGPSYVSQSAIALRYRVMPPPCIRNPYLGNASEIDVDPFGNQRSKFPGFNPAIFGNDGLSRYRTDFHEIEQIGSGNFSRVFKVFKRIDGCMYAVKHSTKQLHQNTDRRQALMEVQALAALGPHENVVGYYSSWFENEHLYIQMELCDHSLSNKKYSKLFSEVAKALQYIHQKGVAHLDVKPDNIYVKSGVYKLGDFGCATLLDKSQPIEEGDARYMPQEILNEDYDHLDKVDIFSLGAAMYELIRGSPLPESGPHFLNLREGKLPLLPGHSMQFQNLLKAMMDPDPTRRPSAKSLVDNPIFERWQRNANK
- the LOC107864004 gene encoding wee1-like protein kinase isoform X1 produces the protein MERKSQNRTSNRQRNSNKRMMNKGSLSRHFTVSLPPLPLPHQQQQLQSTFSNVPLSNPSRFQNVLESEELSGAQSHLPLNLDADPDDVAEKDFILSQDFFCTPDYITPDAPAICNGLDGDKDEYTPCPKSPEKLLTVSRKRPRLAVTSVMPFSSEFHDQQQQLADVPTDTFGTDETKSEKISDSEKGPSYVSQSAIALRYRVMPPPCIRNPYLGNASEIDVDPFGNQRSKFPGFNPAIFGNDGLSRYRTDFHEIEQIGSGNFSRVFKVFKRIDGCMYAVKHSTKQLHQNTDRRQALMEVQALAALGPHENVVGYYSSWFENEHLYIQMELCDHSLSNKKYSKLFSEVEVLEAMYQVAKALQYIHQKGVAHLDVKPDNIYVKSGVYKLGDFGCATLLDKSQPIEEGDARYMPQEILNEDYDHLDKVDIFSLGAAMYELIRGSPLPESGPHFLNLREGKLPLLPGHSMQFQNLLKAMMDPDPTRRPSAKSLVDNPIFERWQRNANK